A region of Bombilactobacillus folatiphilus DNA encodes the following proteins:
- a CDS encoding galactokinase, which translates to MTIATLQTNFEQRFQVSPQTFYFAPGRINLIGEHLDYNGGYVLPCAISLGTYAAVGKRDDSLMRVYSQNFADSGIGQIDLQNLQLPAQENWLRYVQAMIQVLVQQGHPLAHGLDILIQGDLPNSSGLSSSASLELLIGTILNQEFQLQIEPEQLARDGQIVENDYLGVNSGMMDQYAIALGQKDQALLLNTKTLTYEYVPLQLHDHQIIIMNTNQPRTLAGSQYNQRRKDCETALKILQQHVKIADLCDLTPAQLDEYSSLLTQPPLLTRVQHAVSENQRVLRAKQVLQQGDLNTFGRLLNASHVSLEQDFEVSGEALDTLVHAAWQQGILGARMTGAGFGGCAIALVPQKQVADFIAQVGQIYQAKMGRSADFYVAQSAAGPRLIQEG; encoded by the coding sequence GTGACGATAGCTACTTTGCAGACAAATTTTGAACAACGGTTTCAAGTATCTCCGCAGACTTTTTATTTTGCACCGGGGCGCATCAATTTGATCGGTGAACATTTGGATTATAACGGTGGTTACGTTTTGCCTTGCGCGATTAGTTTGGGTACTTATGCGGCGGTCGGCAAACGTGATGATTCGTTGATGCGTGTGTATTCACAAAATTTTGCGGACAGCGGCATTGGTCAAATTGATTTACAAAATTTGCAACTGCCCGCGCAAGAAAATTGGTTACGTTATGTCCAAGCAATGATTCAAGTTTTGGTGCAACAGGGACATCCTTTAGCGCATGGTTTGGATATTTTGATTCAAGGGGATTTGCCCAACAGTTCAGGTTTGTCATCATCGGCTTCGTTAGAACTGCTGATAGGTACGATTTTGAATCAAGAATTTCAGCTTCAAATTGAACCAGAGCAATTGGCCCGTGATGGTCAGATTGTCGAAAATGATTATCTGGGCGTGAATTCGGGCATGATGGATCAGTACGCGATTGCTTTGGGGCAAAAAGACCAAGCTTTGTTACTCAATACCAAGACATTGACTTATGAATATGTTCCGCTGCAACTACACGACCATCAAATCATTATTATGAATACAAATCAACCACGGACGTTAGCGGGTTCGCAGTATAATCAACGCCGCAAAGATTGTGAAACGGCTTTAAAAATTTTGCAGCAGCACGTAAAAATCGCGGATTTGTGTGATTTAACGCCAGCACAGTTAGATGAATATAGTTCCTTGTTAACGCAGCCACCGCTCTTGACCCGGGTTCAGCATGCAGTTTCAGAAAATCAACGGGTTTTGCGAGCTAAGCAGGTGTTGCAACAAGGTGATTTGAACACTTTTGGCCGCTTATTGAATGCATCGCATGTCTCTTTGGAACAGGATTTTGAAGTGAGTGGCGAAGCCTTGGATACTTTGGTTCATGCGGCTTGGCAACAAGGAATTTTGGGCGCACGAATGACAGGCGCTGGTTTTGGTGGTTGTGCGATTGCTTTGGTACCACAAAAGCAAGTGGCAGATTTTATTGCGCAAGTGGGGCAAATTTATCAAGCTAAAATGGGTCGCTCAGCAGATTTTTATGTTGCGCAGAGTGCGGCTGGTCCCAGATTGATTCAAGAGGGGTAA
- a CDS encoding alpha-galactosidase has product MAVIIDEQQQIFHLQTQHTSYIFQVLPTGDLTQLYYGARLTDPVNYQNLGKVEIKDATTGVMAQDQEWQFDVLRQEYSDLGHGDFRQPAYQVEFADGDRITEFKYQRYELQAGKQRLAGLPSTFAEAGDGTQTLQIYLQDAKAQLTLVLNYTIFEQQDVLVKSVQFQNQGSQTVQIRRALSLQLDLPDRDYDLLQFPGAWARERHLVRNPLHAGVQSFGSLRTASSHQHNPFFMLARSQTDNQQGEVYGFNLVYSGNFMDSLEVDQFDTTRVLVGINPEEFSWQLQPQANFQTPEVILTYTQAGFNQMSQQLSTFYQDHLVPQRFAKKVRPILINNWEATYFDFDEKKLLAFVDQAQKLGIELFVLDDGWFQGRNDDTTSLGDWFADKTKLPQGIKHLADAVHQKGLQFGLWFEPEMISLESQLYQEHPDWVIHVPGRQMTPGRHQYVLDFTRSEVVDYLFDAMSQVMTATKLDYVKWDMNRYITELYSPTLAPQQQLEAAHRYTLGVYQLYERLTKAFPEVLFESCASGGGRFDLGMMYYAPQAWTSDDTDALERLWIQYGTSFGYSLSMMGAHVSASPNEQIGRQTSLATRARVAYFGDFGYELDITKMSVEDLATIKEQVAFYKKYRTLFQFGKFYRLQSPYAGNQKQMSWEVVNDDQTLAIVAVYQILKEPQVLNSRVRLAGLKADQRYQINDSSQTYYGDQLMNAGIVLDNLPPKDPDFQARLLMVRAV; this is encoded by the coding sequence ATGGCAGTAATTATTGATGAGCAACAACAAATTTTTCATTTACAAACACAACATACGAGCTATATCTTTCAAGTTTTGCCGACAGGGGATTTGACGCAATTGTATTATGGAGCCAGATTAACAGATCCGGTGAATTATCAAAATTTAGGGAAAGTGGAAATTAAAGATGCCACTACGGGGGTCATGGCGCAAGATCAGGAGTGGCAGTTTGACGTTTTGCGCCAAGAATACAGTGATTTGGGGCATGGTGATTTTCGCCAACCGGCTTATCAAGTAGAATTTGCGGATGGCGATCGAATTACGGAATTTAAGTATCAGCGTTATGAATTGCAGGCTGGCAAGCAACGTTTGGCGGGTTTGCCGTCAACGTTTGCGGAGGCTGGTGATGGCACACAAACATTACAAATTTATTTGCAAGACGCTAAAGCGCAGTTAACTTTAGTGTTGAATTACACGATTTTTGAACAGCAAGATGTGTTGGTCAAAAGTGTACAGTTTCAAAATCAGGGCTCCCAAACGGTACAAATTCGGCGTGCATTGAGTTTGCAGCTGGATTTGCCAGATCGTGATTATGATTTATTACAATTTCCGGGAGCTTGGGCACGAGAACGTCATTTAGTGCGCAATCCGTTACATGCGGGGGTGCAAAGTTTTGGCAGTTTGCGAACAGCTTCCAGTCATCAACATAATCCGTTCTTTATGTTGGCGCGGTCTCAGACCGACAATCAGCAGGGGGAAGTCTATGGCTTTAATTTAGTGTATTCAGGTAATTTTATGGATAGTCTGGAAGTGGATCAATTTGACACGACGCGCGTGTTGGTTGGAATTAATCCGGAAGAATTTAGCTGGCAATTGCAGCCACAGGCTAATTTTCAAACGCCTGAAGTTATTTTGACTTATACGCAGGCTGGTTTTAACCAAATGAGTCAGCAATTGAGTACCTTTTATCAGGATCATTTGGTGCCGCAACGTTTCGCGAAAAAAGTCCGTCCGATTTTGATTAATAATTGGGAAGCTACTTACTTTGATTTTGATGAAAAGAAGTTGTTAGCGTTTGTCGATCAGGCCCAAAAATTAGGCATCGAATTATTTGTCTTGGATGATGGCTGGTTCCAGGGTCGTAATGATGATACGACTTCATTAGGGGACTGGTTTGCGGACAAAACAAAATTACCGCAAGGAATCAAACACTTAGCAGATGCGGTACATCAAAAGGGGTTGCAATTTGGCTTGTGGTTTGAGCCGGAAATGATTTCGTTAGAAAGTCAGTTGTATCAAGAACATCCGGATTGGGTCATTCATGTCCCGGGACGGCAAATGACGCCGGGACGCCATCAGTATGTCTTAGATTTCACGCGGTCGGAAGTTGTGGATTACTTGTTTGATGCCATGAGCCAAGTGATGACAGCAACCAAATTAGATTATGTCAAGTGGGATATGAATCGTTATATTACGGAATTGTATAGTCCAACTTTGGCGCCCCAACAACAATTAGAGGCGGCACATCGCTATACTTTAGGAGTGTATCAATTATACGAGCGGCTAACTAAGGCGTTTCCAGAGGTTTTATTTGAATCTTGTGCTTCAGGCGGAGGACGCTTTGATTTGGGCATGATGTATTATGCGCCGCAAGCTTGGACGAGTGATGATACGGATGCTTTGGAGCGGCTGTGGATTCAATATGGCACTTCATTTGGTTATTCGTTATCAATGATGGGTGCGCATGTGTCAGCCAGTCCGAATGAACAAATTGGTCGGCAAACATCTTTAGCTACACGGGCGCGGGTTGCTTATTTTGGTGATTTTGGCTATGAGCTGGATATTACCAAAATGAGTGTTGAAGATTTGGCAACAATTAAAGAACAAGTGGCTTTTTACAAAAAGTATCGAACACTGTTTCAATTTGGCAAGTTTTACCGTTTACAAAGTCCGTATGCAGGCAATCAGAAGCAAATGAGTTGGGAAGTCGTCAATGACGACCAAACGTTAGCGATTGTGGCCGTTTACCAAATTTTGAAAGAACCGCAAGTGTTGAATTCGCGGGTTCGGTTGGCCGGTTTAAAAGCAGATCAGCGCTATCAAATTAATGACAGTTCGCAAACTTATTATGGCGATCAATTGATGAATGCGGGGATCGTCTTAGACAATTTGCCACCTAAAGATCCTGATTTTCAAGCGCGGTTATTGATGGTGCGAGCGGTTTAA
- a CDS encoding glycoside-pentoside-hexuronide (GPH):cation symporter: MAKFKTRVSYMLGTFGHDFFAAAMLNYFIMFITNHLFITSNNKFNNQMIGLITTTMVVIRIAELFIDPFIGNMVDNTHTRWGKFKPWVITGAIVSGLALAMLYTTLGGLATSHPMLYIVAFAVIYIVMDVFYSFKDIGIWSMVPALTLDSSERDTISTWGRLGSTIGGNLVTLAVVPIALFFSVHYNGGQGDRRGWLAFGIVTALLSILGALIIGLGTKEQSTPLRENKQKTSTKDVFKILFQNDQLMWTAVAHFFFAMGWDLVNSLLLYYFTFILGNSSKFALYGTVNFIVGMISVSLFPALAHRFQRRKVFLVGISVMMVGIFLLFFADFSTPFVIFSAALAAAPQPLLFLVIMLTMTDTIEYGQLKLHHRDESLVLSVRPLVDKLASAIVNGLVSIIVIATHMSGNAKVSSITNGDSVQFKMYMLAVPIILLLCSLFVYLRKVKITEAKHAQIVTELEASWGQEYADTKSTVTQATPVDQLTYTAPVAGQLQLLEQVGDPTFAGGKMGKGVAIIPQNDHQIVAPISGIVQLLLPTKHAVGILADNGLVTLIHVGIDTVQLRGRGFELLVERGQRVERGELLLNFDVQVIQQAGLADDVLMTIINSNELTKFEILAADQQFVQAKEPLVQVDK, from the coding sequence ATGGCAAAATTTAAGACGCGTGTCTCTTATATGTTGGGGACTTTTGGCCATGATTTTTTTGCGGCGGCCATGTTGAATTATTTCATAATGTTTATTACCAACCATTTGTTTATTACAAGTAATAACAAATTTAATAATCAAATGATTGGTTTGATTACAACCACAATGGTAGTCATTCGGATTGCGGAGTTATTTATTGATCCATTTATTGGCAATATGGTTGATAATACGCATACGCGCTGGGGCAAGTTCAAACCGTGGGTGATTACAGGTGCCATTGTATCAGGACTGGCGCTCGCAATGTTATACACGACACTTGGTGGGCTGGCAACCAGTCATCCGATGCTGTACATTGTGGCTTTTGCAGTGATTTACATTGTGATGGATGTCTTTTATTCATTTAAGGATATTGGAATTTGGTCAATGGTGCCGGCGCTGACGTTGGATTCTAGTGAGCGCGACACGATTAGTACTTGGGGACGTTTGGGTTCCACGATTGGTGGCAACTTAGTGACTTTGGCGGTTGTTCCCATTGCCTTATTTTTCTCAGTACATTATAACGGTGGTCAAGGTGATCGGCGTGGTTGGCTGGCTTTTGGGATTGTCACAGCATTGCTTTCAATTTTAGGTGCATTGATTATTGGTTTGGGTACCAAGGAACAATCCACACCATTACGTGAAAACAAACAAAAAACGAGTACTAAAGATGTTTTTAAGATTTTGTTTCAAAATGATCAACTGATGTGGACGGCTGTGGCCCACTTTTTCTTTGCAATGGGTTGGGATTTAGTTAATTCGTTGTTGCTATATTATTTCACTTTTATCTTAGGTAATTCTTCCAAATTCGCTTTGTACGGAACCGTTAATTTCATCGTGGGAATGATTTCAGTTTCCTTGTTCCCAGCACTAGCGCATCGTTTTCAAAGACGCAAAGTCTTTTTAGTCGGGATTTCGGTGATGATGGTCGGCATCTTCTTATTATTCTTTGCGGACTTTTCGACGCCGTTTGTTATTTTTTCTGCCGCATTGGCAGCAGCTCCACAACCGTTACTATTTTTGGTTATTATGCTGACGATGACGGACACTATTGAATATGGACAATTAAAATTACATCATCGTGATGAATCGTTAGTTCTGTCCGTGCGGCCGTTGGTTGATAAATTAGCTTCCGCTATTGTCAACGGTTTGGTGTCAATTATTGTTATTGCGACGCATATGTCAGGTAATGCGAAAGTCTCTAGTATTACCAATGGTGATTCGGTTCAATTTAAGATGTATATGTTAGCGGTACCAATTATTTTATTACTATGTTCATTGTTCGTTTATTTGCGTAAAGTGAAAATTACAGAAGCCAAACATGCGCAAATTGTGACAGAATTAGAAGCCAGCTGGGGTCAAGAATATGCAGATACCAAGTCGACGGTGACGCAAGCAACGCCAGTAGATCAATTGACTTATACCGCTCCGGTTGCCGGTCAATTGCAATTATTAGAGCAAGTTGGCGATCCGACTTTTGCGGGTGGCAAAATGGGTAAGGGTGTGGCAATTATTCCGCAAAATGATCACCAAATTGTCGCACCGATTAGTGGCATCGTACAGTTATTGTTGCCAACCAAGCACGCCGTCGGCATTTTAGCAGATAACGGTTTGGTAACATTAATTCACGTGGGCATTGATACAGTGCAATTACGCGGCCGTGGGTTTGAACTCTTGGTTGAACGTGGACAAAGAGTTGAGCGCGGCGAACTGTTATTGAATTTTGATGTGCAAGTCATTCAACAAGCTGGTTTGGCTGATGATGTTTTGATGACAATTATTAATTCTAACGAATTAACCAAATTTGAAATTCTAGCAGCTGATCAACAATTCGTGCAAGCTAAAGAACCATTAGTTCAGGTAGATAAATAA
- a CDS encoding AraC family transcriptional regulator has translation MMQEIVNIFNQSHFQNYDLQLTHAGFSVNLADHTYGPTIRNEYLIHIVLKGHGTFQTTTQQWQLGPSDGFLTPPNMPIAYHAAHQQPWQYLFFGFDGKLAAKYLHQIGIDKDRLVFHLQRPTYFKKLIQKCLSFQHKGLADEFMMQSIIYELLSGLARYHQPLIKAPTTTILHDSTKQALAYLGQHFKEPININQLCQAIGFERVYLSKLFKTDTGLTPYNYLNHLRVEYAVDLLSMTKMSVEEIAHEIGFKNVDVFIRSFKKIFHITPKQFQKRETRSQSVTNAQSQTASEQFNFQLRV, from the coding sequence ATGATGCAAGAAATCGTTAATATTTTTAACCAGAGCCACTTTCAAAATTATGATTTGCAGTTAACGCATGCTGGCTTTTCCGTCAATCTCGCCGATCATACTTATGGACCCACAATTCGCAATGAATATCTCATTCATATTGTCTTAAAGGGCCACGGTACCTTTCAAACCACGACTCAACAATGGCAATTGGGTCCGAGTGACGGCTTTTTGACGCCGCCCAACATGCCGATTGCTTATCACGCTGCTCATCAGCAACCGTGGCAATACTTATTTTTTGGTTTCGATGGTAAATTGGCCGCCAAGTATTTACACCAAATTGGAATCGACAAAGACCGCTTAGTTTTTCACCTGCAACGACCGACTTATTTTAAAAAATTAATCCAAAAGTGTTTATCGTTTCAGCATAAAGGCTTGGCTGACGAATTCATGATGCAAAGTATTATTTATGAATTATTATCCGGTTTGGCCCGGTATCATCAGCCGTTAATCAAAGCACCAACGACAACCATTTTGCATGACAGCACCAAACAAGCCCTCGCGTATTTAGGGCAGCATTTCAAAGAACCGATTAATATTAACCAGCTCTGTCAAGCCATTGGTTTTGAACGCGTCTATTTATCCAAACTGTTCAAAACTGACACGGGTTTAACGCCGTACAATTATCTCAATCACTTGCGCGTTGAATATGCTGTGGATTTATTGAGCATGACCAAAATGTCCGTTGAAGAAATTGCGCACGAAATCGGCTTCAAAAATGTTGATGTCTTCATTCGTTCCTTCAAAAAAATTTTTCATATCACACCCAAGCAATTCCAAAAACGCGAAACCCGCAGTCAATCTGTCACCAACGCCCAGTCACAGACGGCGTCAGAACAATTTAATTTTCAACTGCGGGTCTAA
- a CDS encoding NAD(P)H-dependent glycerol-3-phosphate dehydrogenase: MSNKISVLGAGSWGSILASILVQNGHDVTLWARNTDQVNEINQQHTNQRYLADFHYPINLTATTDLTTALTSANIILFTVPTPAIRSVAAQVQPIIAQHNQKPLIVHASKGLEQNTHLRISQILQEVLGNHQSGIVALSGPSHAEEVAKKDITLITAASTDLTAAKTVQQLFMNDYFRVYTNSDLIGVELGAALKNVIALGSGTLAGLGYGDNAKAALITRGLAEISRLGVVMGANPLTFTGLSGVGDLIVTCTSVHSRNWRAGNQLGQGQKLADVIAKMGMVVEGVKTCQSAYELAQQQHIDMPITQAIYQVLYQDADVQTEVKQLMQREGKAEI; this comes from the coding sequence ATGTCAAACAAAATTTCTGTTTTAGGCGCGGGCTCATGGGGCAGCATTTTAGCCAGCATTTTGGTGCAAAATGGGCACGACGTCACCTTGTGGGCGCGTAATACTGATCAAGTTAACGAAATTAATCAGCAACACACCAACCAGCGCTATCTAGCTGATTTTCACTATCCGATTAATTTAACTGCCACAACGGATTTAACAACCGCTTTAACGAGCGCCAATATCATTTTATTCACGGTGCCAACGCCTGCCATTCGCAGTGTTGCCGCCCAAGTTCAACCCATTATTGCGCAACATAACCAAAAACCGCTCATCGTTCATGCCAGTAAAGGTTTGGAACAAAACACGCATTTGCGCATCTCCCAAATTTTGCAAGAGGTCCTTGGCAACCACCAAAGTGGAATTGTGGCCTTGTCTGGACCTAGTCATGCTGAAGAAGTTGCCAAAAAAGATATCACTTTAATCACGGCGGCAAGTACCGATTTGACTGCCGCTAAAACTGTCCAACAACTATTTATGAACGATTATTTTCGGGTTTATACTAACTCCGATTTGATTGGCGTAGAATTGGGAGCCGCTTTAAAAAACGTCATTGCCTTAGGCAGTGGCACCTTGGCCGGCTTAGGTTACGGCGATAATGCCAAAGCAGCCTTAATCACCCGCGGTCTCGCCGAAATTTCACGGTTGGGTGTCGTCATGGGCGCTAATCCACTGACTTTCACCGGTTTATCTGGTGTCGGCGATTTGATTGTCACCTGTACCAGCGTGCATTCGCGCAACTGGCGGGCTGGCAATCAGTTAGGTCAAGGTCAAAAATTAGCCGATGTCATTGCCAAGATGGGCATGGTCGTCGAAGGGGTCAAAACTTGTCAGTCAGCTTATGAATTAGCCCAACAACAACACATTGACATGCCGATTACGCAGGCGATTTATCAAGTTTTGTACCAAGATGCTGATGTTCAAACTGAAGTTAAACAGTTGATGCAACGCGAAGGCAAAGCAGAAATTTAA
- a CDS encoding MFS transporter, which produces MFSFLKRNPLFTQISCANLLSKIGDRLFYTAMLSTAAALPHSKIAVMIVSVSETLPILFSFFLGSLADQKRGKMDLLIKNTLLRALLYLGIGALFRYPQTLLLLILASCFNFGSDLAGNYSSSLIAPFTKNLIQSDEMTTAQGLLSMATQLMNVAATLIGAMLLSFFKKLTVANLNALLFAVVGLGFGLIRPQLKPVENQLQIHPQESVLATTKRNFQSLWNDKPVFNNLCQLALLNGLFGGLTPVFTLFIPQNKSLAFLSQPLKIALLSGLITVGMIVGNLLSTKIWVNRSIQQLNHISNLFVAFIGLSFLQNSLYGILVLSGILALLLGIVSPRFSASIINHYSTERLGGMMTTVNSLLVLIPPVTSVLFPILSNVSLTTAYLGFVGYSGLLFLLNWVISKLC; this is translated from the coding sequence ATGTTTAGTTTTTTGAAAAGAAATCCTTTGTTTACGCAAATTAGTTGTGCTAATCTGCTGTCTAAAATTGGTGATCGCTTATTTTACACCGCGATGTTGAGCACTGCGGCAGCTTTGCCACACAGTAAGATTGCAGTGATGATTGTGTCTGTTTCTGAAACCTTGCCGATTTTGTTTAGCTTTTTTCTAGGCAGTTTGGCTGATCAAAAACGAGGCAAGATGGATTTACTGATCAAAAATACGCTCTTGAGAGCTTTGCTGTATCTAGGAATTGGCGCGTTATTTCGTTATCCACAGACTTTATTGTTACTGATTTTAGCTTCGTGTTTTAACTTTGGGTCCGATTTAGCAGGCAATTATTCGTCGTCACTAATAGCGCCATTTACGAAAAATTTAATTCAATCAGACGAAATGACGACGGCACAAGGACTGCTTAGCATGGCTACACAGCTGATGAATGTGGCGGCAACTTTAATTGGTGCAATGCTGTTATCGTTTTTCAAGAAGTTAACAGTCGCAAACCTTAATGCGTTACTATTTGCGGTAGTAGGACTCGGTTTTGGGTTGATTAGACCGCAATTAAAACCCGTGGAAAATCAATTGCAGATTCATCCACAAGAAAGTGTCTTGGCAACTACTAAAAGAAATTTTCAGAGCTTATGGAACGATAAACCAGTGTTTAACAATTTATGCCAGTTAGCTTTGTTGAATGGTCTGTTTGGCGGCTTAACACCGGTATTTACGCTATTTATCCCACAAAATAAGTCCTTGGCTTTTTTGTCACAACCACTCAAAATTGCTTTATTATCTGGTCTAATTACGGTGGGCATGATTGTAGGTAATCTTTTGAGCACCAAAATTTGGGTGAATCGCTCAATCCAGCAATTAAATCATATCAGCAATCTCTTCGTAGCTTTTATCGGATTGAGTTTTTTACAAAATAGTCTGTACGGCATTTTGGTGCTGTCAGGAATATTGGCTCTGTTGTTAGGAATTGTTTCGCCCCGTTTTTCCGCCAGTATTATTAACCATTATTCCACGGAGCGCTTGGGCGGCATGATGACCACGGTTAATTCTTTGTTAGTTTTAATTCCACCAGTGACTAGTGTACTTTTCCCGATTTTATCCAATGTTAGTTTGACCACGGCGTATCTGGGATTTGTCGGTTATAGCGGTCTTTTATTTTTGCTTAATTGGGTGATTAGCAAATTATGTTAG
- a CDS encoding Rgg family transcriptional regulator has translation MYGEVIKQIRLNKNLTLKAVYLDVCSKTNAIKFEQGLRILAADKFNHVLENLMITMNEFQWIQNGYQPNPEHYYEYMISNTWNSNQITAFQQQLHNLEKTPQSIKRVQLASYRSLQNYQKKLAPAPKELVIIINYFSNLSTWTLSDVRFFANNCSVLPYSLMKNLLHEALKVQDRYQYYRDSDQIFAIVLSNCLDVMITNADYAAASKTLTLLKQQTQNITMGTFKLFEKYYEAKLDFLHFNKQKGLAELKQVQNVAAFLENKQLIGEIQALIANPIINPNQNSK, from the coding sequence GTGTACGGAGAAGTCATCAAACAAATTCGCTTAAATAAAAATTTAACCTTGAAGGCTGTCTACCTTGATGTTTGTTCAAAAACGAATGCGATTAAATTCGAACAAGGATTGCGTATTTTAGCCGCTGACAAATTCAATCACGTTTTAGAAAATCTCATGATTACTATGAACGAATTTCAGTGGATTCAAAATGGCTATCAACCTAATCCCGAACATTATTACGAATATATGATTAGTAATACGTGGAATTCGAATCAAATCACCGCTTTTCAACAGCAGCTCCACAATCTTGAAAAGACTCCCCAAAGTATTAAACGAGTTCAGCTAGCCAGTTATCGTTCGTTGCAAAATTATCAAAAAAAGTTAGCGCCCGCGCCAAAAGAACTGGTTATTATTATCAATTATTTCTCCAACTTATCCACATGGACCTTAAGCGATGTGCGCTTTTTTGCCAACAATTGTTCTGTTTTGCCCTATTCTCTTATGAAAAATCTCTTACACGAGGCTTTGAAAGTTCAAGATAGATACCAATATTATCGTGACAGTGACCAAATTTTTGCTATCGTATTATCCAATTGTCTTGATGTCATGATTACTAACGCAGATTATGCCGCCGCTTCAAAAACCTTGACTTTGTTAAAACAGCAAACTCAAAACATTACGATGGGGACATTCAAATTGTTCGAAAAATATTATGAAGCTAAGCTTGATTTTTTGCATTTTAACAAGCAAAAAGGACTTGCTGAGTTAAAGCAAGTCCAAAATGTTGCCGCATTCTTAGAAAATAAGCAGTTGATCGGTGAGATTCAAGCTTTGATTGCAAATCCCATAATAAATCCGAATCAAAACTCCAAATAA
- a CDS encoding universal stress protein: MDQALKDYRVQEKSFQNILVAIDIDDFTSSDHAFNCACTMALNTNAQLGVVTVLETKDVNVFDSMSPDKMNDKRLEVSHDLLTYVQKAKDFGVENVHPILAEGNPDKVILDDVVRDFQPDLIIVGSEAKKLLGKTVGREAEEIVEHSAVSVLVVRD; this comes from the coding sequence ATGGATCAGGCATTAAAGGATTATCGAGTTCAAGAAAAGAGCTTTCAAAATATTTTAGTGGCGATTGATATTGATGATTTTACTTCATCTGATCATGCGTTTAATTGTGCTTGTACGATGGCATTGAATACCAACGCACAATTGGGCGTGGTGACGGTATTGGAAACCAAAGATGTCAACGTTTTTGACAGTATGTCCCCTGATAAAATGAATGATAAGCGCTTGGAAGTCTCACATGATTTGTTGACTTATGTTCAGAAAGCCAAAGACTTTGGGGTTGAAAATGTGCATCCCATTTTAGCGGAGGGTAATCCTGATAAAGTCATTTTGGATGATGTTGTGCGTGACTTTCAACCAGATTTAATCATTGTTGGTTCGGAAGCTAAGAAATTATTGGGCAAAACTGTGGGGCGTGAAGCTGAAGAAATTGTGGAACATTCAGCAGTCAGTGTATTAGTTGTTCGTGATTAA